A stretch of Coriobacteriia bacterium DNA encodes these proteins:
- the rbfA gene encoding 30S ribosome-binding factor RbfA produces the protein MKQNAATRRLAREAREKIASILMLEVSDPRLDLITITSCEVSVDRSLCRVYVAAQPGTYDDVLAGLESAKGRIRSLLGRSLTWRVTPELDFVIDTTTDEAMRITEALKNVPPTMSVPKDEFGYPIEDDADVDLDGDDEQDDPAGGQAL, from the coding sequence ATGAAGCAGAACGCCGCAACGCGCCGCCTGGCGCGCGAGGCGCGGGAGAAGATCGCCTCGATTCTCATGCTCGAGGTCTCCGACCCGCGTCTTGACCTGATCACGATCACGTCGTGTGAGGTGTCGGTCGATCGATCGCTGTGCCGCGTGTACGTGGCGGCACAGCCCGGCACCTACGACGACGTACTCGCCGGCCTCGAATCGGCTAAGGGGCGCATTCGTTCGCTGCTTGGCCGCTCGCTCACGTGGCGCGTCACGCCCGAGCTCGACTTCGTCATCGATACGACGACGGACGAGGCCATGCGCATCACGGAGGCGCTCAAGAACGTGCCTCCAACAATGAGCGTGCCTAAGGACGAGTTCGGCTATCCCATCGAGGATGACGCGGACGTCGATCTCGACGGGGATGACGAGCAGGACGACCCGGCGGGTGGTCAGGCGCTGTGA